The following proteins come from a genomic window of Edaphobacter sp. 4G125:
- the der gene encoding ribosome biogenesis GTPase Der has translation MAKDNQKRLGKKHRHASTRPKKGRAPKASATTGAVAPKTRKRISNKQSATEKLSRLPKQSPERESRVTLRVDQKQRSKDLRPATSRPASENSSELRDWREAELQATRYDATVDGSKREVLDAKPPLIAICGRPNVGKSTLFNRLTGSRRSIVGDEPGITRDRIYGEIEWAGRNVRVVDTGGVIPDDEALIPSEIFRQAQVALGEADAIVMVVDGRTELAAPDIELARLLLRGGKPVFLAVNKMDSADLLAGAENFRSLGLRDVLPISAEHGTGIGDLLDEVFAALPPETVDEEPSEVMLTAEDEMAEDEDGPVPPRKLRTHGEYEQTETKIAIIGRPNVGKSTLLNALTGTKRAIVSPIAGTTRDAVDEVVERGGHSFRFVDTAGIRRKGKTKLMAEKLSVVMARKHLEAADVSLLVVDAIEGVTALDANIGGYAHESGRSVIIVVNKWDAVTTHRTDGKPPADKKVYEQQVRDALKYLDYAPLLFISAAEGMGVDQVFKKVELVARERRKRISTGNMNRFLENIDFQKASLPMSKRIRVYYMTQAAVAPPTFVLFTDKDVKLHFSFERFLANQIREKFGFIGSPIWFKIKARNKKKAN, from the coding sequence GTGGCAAAAGATAATCAAAAACGGCTCGGGAAAAAACACCGTCATGCCAGCACACGGCCTAAGAAGGGCCGCGCTCCTAAGGCTTCCGCAACCACCGGCGCTGTGGCCCCGAAGACGCGCAAGCGAATCTCGAACAAACAGTCCGCAACGGAGAAACTGAGTCGGCTGCCGAAACAGTCTCCTGAACGAGAGAGTCGGGTCACGCTGCGTGTCGATCAAAAGCAGCGATCGAAAGATCTGCGGCCGGCAACCTCTCGTCCGGCCAGCGAGAATTCGTCGGAACTGCGCGACTGGCGCGAGGCTGAGCTACAAGCCACCCGGTACGACGCGACTGTCGATGGCTCGAAGCGCGAAGTGCTGGACGCGAAGCCTCCACTAATCGCGATCTGTGGCCGCCCAAATGTGGGTAAATCAACACTGTTCAACCGGCTTACCGGATCGCGCCGCTCGATCGTCGGTGACGAGCCTGGTATCACACGCGACCGCATCTACGGCGAGATCGAATGGGCTGGACGCAATGTTCGCGTCGTTGATACCGGTGGCGTCATTCCGGATGACGAAGCATTAATCCCAAGCGAGATCTTTCGTCAGGCTCAAGTGGCGCTTGGAGAAGCCGACGCGATCGTGATGGTCGTCGATGGCAGAACAGAGCTTGCTGCACCTGATATTGAGCTTGCCCGCTTACTGTTGCGCGGTGGAAAACCAGTTTTCCTTGCCGTCAACAAGATGGACTCTGCCGATCTGCTGGCCGGGGCCGAGAACTTCCGTAGCCTCGGATTGCGCGACGTTCTTCCGATCTCAGCTGAACACGGCACCGGTATCGGCGACCTGCTGGACGAGGTCTTCGCTGCGTTGCCTCCCGAGACGGTCGATGAAGAGCCATCCGAGGTCATGCTGACAGCAGAAGACGAGATGGCCGAAGACGAAGATGGTCCTGTTCCCCCTCGCAAGCTGCGCACACACGGAGAGTACGAGCAGACCGAGACCAAGATCGCCATCATCGGTCGTCCAAACGTCGGCAAGTCGACGCTGTTGAATGCCCTGACTGGAACGAAACGCGCCATCGTCTCGCCGATTGCGGGAACCACGCGCGATGCAGTCGACGAGGTGGTCGAGCGCGGCGGCCACAGCTTCCGCTTCGTCGATACAGCTGGAATCCGCCGTAAGGGCAAGACGAAGTTGATGGCCGAGAAACTCTCGGTCGTGATGGCCCGTAAGCATCTTGAAGCAGCCGATGTATCGCTGTTGGTTGTCGATGCAATAGAAGGTGTCACCGCTCTGGATGCCAATATCGGCGGCTATGCGCACGAGAGCGGAAGAAGCGTAATTATCGTCGTCAACAAATGGGACGCAGTCACAACGCATCGCACCGATGGAAAACCACCAGCCGATAAGAAGGTCTATGAGCAGCAGGTCCGGGATGCGTTGAAGTATCTCGACTACGCTCCGCTGCTGTTTATCTCGGCTGCCGAGGGCATGGGCGTCGATCAGGTCTTCAAAAAGGTCGAGCTCGTCGCTCGGGAGCGGCGTAAGCGCATCTCAACGGGAAACATGAATCGCTTCCTGGAAAACATCGACTTCCAAAAGGCTTCACTGCCGATGTCGAAACGAATCCGGGTCTACTATATGACGCAGGCTGCAGTTGCTCCGCCGACATTCGTCCTTTTCACAGACAAGGATGTGAAATTACATTTCAGCTTCGAGCGGTTTCTCGCAAACCAGATCCGCGAGAAGTTCGGGTTTATCGGCTCGCCCATCTGGTTCAAGATTAAGGCTCGGAATAAGAAGAAGGCGAATTGA
- the queD gene encoding 6-carboxytetrahydropterin synthase QueD, translating to MFEVTVEAGFSSGHYLRNYRGKCENPHGHNYKVFVTLIGEDLDEAGLLLDFKLLKQVMRPVVEYLDHQMINDLEPFTTINPSAENLARYFYQETAKQLREMTGGRVQIKDCTLYETDTSFARYYE from the coding sequence ATGTTTGAAGTCACTGTAGAAGCTGGATTTTCCTCCGGCCACTACCTGCGCAACTATCGTGGCAAGTGTGAGAATCCGCACGGCCATAACTACAAGGTCTTCGTGACCCTGATCGGCGAAGATCTGGATGAGGCTGGCCTTCTGCTCGATTTCAAGCTGCTGAAGCAGGTGATGCGGCCGGTGGTGGAGTATCTCGATCATCAGATGATCAACGATCTTGAACCCTTTACGACGATCAATCCTTCGGCAGAGAATCTGGCCCGCTACTTTTATCAGGAGACGGCAAAGCAGCTTCGTGAGATGACTGGGGGCCGGGTACAGATCAAGGACTGCACGCTCTACGAGACGGACACCAGCTTCGCTCGCTATTACGAGTAG
- a CDS encoding DUF1440 domain-containing protein: MRKRTRSIAKGAVAGLIGGIIATAVKSAVEKAYPAQPHGKPTPSALLDRKIAGHELSVRQKRIAHKTLHWGFGATAGAAYGVLAEYYPPATSKQGVNFGMALVAMTHDSSLPVLGLVAKPEAQNTRERTSELASNIAYGVVTETVRRIVRRLID, encoded by the coding sequence ATGAGAAAACGAACCCGTTCCATCGCCAAAGGAGCTGTCGCAGGACTCATCGGCGGCATCATCGCAACAGCAGTCAAATCTGCGGTTGAAAAGGCTTATCCTGCGCAACCCCACGGCAAGCCAACGCCTTCAGCGCTGCTCGATCGCAAGATCGCGGGCCATGAGCTATCGGTACGACAAAAGCGAATTGCGCACAAAACCCTCCACTGGGGCTTTGGAGCCACCGCTGGAGCAGCTTACGGTGTTCTCGCCGAGTACTACCCTCCGGCGACTTCGAAGCAAGGAGTGAACTTCGGGATGGCTCTTGTGGCCATGACCCACGACTCCTCGCTACCGGTCCTAGGTCTTGTGGCCAAGCCTGAAGCCCAGAACACGCGAGAACGCACCAGCGAACTCGCCTCAAACATCGCATACGGTGTCGTCACGGAGACAGTACGCCGCATCGTCCGCCGCCTGATCGACTAA
- a CDS encoding acetate uptake transporter: protein MMEKDSVASFPKANPGPLGLAGFGLTTIVLSCINAGLLPHEAIPVVVPLAFAYGGVAQIIAGILEFRTGNTFGMVAFTSYGLFWWWFAFLQWTVGAGWLKAPPAEAIATVLLIWGVFTLLMWFVTFRSSLAVWSIFLLLWITFFVLAWGDFGGSLGSLRGGVLGGYLGLLTGIDALVVAFIEVLNAHSGRVVISLGKPILR, encoded by the coding sequence ATGATGGAAAAAGATTCAGTAGCTTCCTTTCCGAAGGCAAATCCTGGACCTCTCGGTCTGGCTGGCTTCGGCCTTACTACGATTGTTCTTAGCTGCATCAACGCAGGTCTCTTGCCACATGAGGCAATTCCGGTGGTTGTTCCCCTGGCCTTTGCGTATGGCGGCGTAGCGCAAATCATTGCGGGAATTCTGGAATTCCGTACCGGCAACACCTTTGGGATGGTTGCCTTTACTTCCTACGGACTTTTCTGGTGGTGGTTTGCTTTTCTGCAATGGACCGTTGGAGCGGGTTGGTTGAAGGCGCCACCTGCAGAAGCTATTGCCACAGTGCTGTTGATCTGGGGAGTTTTTACGCTGTTGATGTGGTTCGTGACCTTTCGCTCTAGCCTTGCCGTCTGGAGCATCTTCCTTCTGCTCTGGATCACCTTTTTCGTGCTTGCCTGGGGAGATTTTGGAGGATCGCTCGGCAGTCTACGAGGTGGCGTCCTGGGAGGTTATCTGGGATTACTGACCGGTATTGACGCGCTGGTTGTCGCCTTCATCGAGGTTCTCAACGCGCATTCAGGACGAGTAGTCATCTCGCTTGGAAAGCCCATACTGCGCTAG
- the mctP gene encoding monocarboxylate uptake permease MctP, with protein sequence MHSTALSVFCLFFLLVTLAGFWAARWRRPAAGIASLEEWGLAGRSFGTWITWFLIGGDLYTAYTVIAVPAALYGAGALGFFAVPYAVIAYPYMMVVLPRLWRVCHRHGYVTFADFVNGRYGNRWLTIAIAITGILALMPYIALQLVGMKVVISAMGLNGEWPLAVAFIILAAYTYSSGLRAPAVIAIVKDVMLYIMVLAALIFIPIQLGGYGRVFELANQALATHTPPATILLKPSQFLGYSTLAIGSALALMLYPHTATAVLSASSPNVVRRNAAMLPAYSFLLGLIALLGYLALAAGIQTKDTSASVPLLFLKSFPEWFAGFCLAAVAIGALVPAAIMSIAASNLFTRNLYGTFARRKMQPSEESAMAKAVSLVVKFGALAFVLYLPTPYAIEMQLLGGIWMCQLVPSIVIGVFSRWFHPWALLLGWAVGMASGTAMATSLHLKSSVYPLHLPAWLGGTYAMYAAIPALLLNLAISALLTLVFRAAKFNSGTDSTDASAYVG encoded by the coding sequence TTGCACTCAACCGCGCTCTCTGTCTTCTGCCTCTTTTTCCTTCTCGTCACACTGGCAGGCTTCTGGGCAGCACGCTGGAGAAGGCCTGCCGCCGGCATTGCCTCGCTTGAAGAATGGGGACTGGCGGGACGCAGTTTCGGAACCTGGATCACATGGTTCCTGATCGGCGGCGATCTCTACACGGCCTACACCGTCATCGCGGTTCCCGCAGCACTCTACGGCGCGGGAGCCCTCGGATTCTTCGCCGTTCCCTACGCGGTCATTGCGTATCCCTACATGATGGTCGTACTGCCCCGCCTTTGGCGAGTCTGCCATCGCCATGGCTACGTGACCTTCGCAGACTTCGTCAACGGCCGCTACGGCAACCGCTGGCTGACCATCGCGATCGCGATCACCGGCATTCTGGCCTTAATGCCGTACATCGCGCTCCAACTGGTCGGGATGAAAGTCGTCATCTCCGCCATGGGGCTCAACGGCGAGTGGCCCCTGGCCGTCGCCTTCATCATCCTCGCCGCGTACACGTACTCTAGCGGTCTGCGCGCTCCGGCAGTTATCGCCATCGTCAAGGACGTGATGCTCTACATCATGGTTCTCGCCGCGCTCATCTTTATCCCTATCCAACTCGGCGGATACGGACGTGTCTTCGAGCTCGCAAATCAGGCGCTCGCCACGCATACGCCGCCTGCAACGATTTTGCTCAAGCCCAGCCAGTTCCTGGGTTACTCAACTCTGGCGATTGGCTCTGCCCTCGCCTTGATGCTCTATCCACACACTGCAACGGCGGTGCTTTCGGCCAGCAGTCCGAATGTCGTCCGGCGAAACGCGGCCATGCTTCCTGCCTACAGCTTTTTGCTCGGCCTGATCGCTCTGCTCGGATATCTCGCTCTCGCAGCCGGAATCCAGACGAAGGACACCAGCGCCTCCGTTCCGCTGCTCTTCCTGAAATCCTTCCCCGAGTGGTTTGCCGGATTCTGCCTTGCCGCCGTTGCCATCGGCGCACTGGTTCCAGCTGCGATCATGTCAATCGCAGCCTCAAATCTCTTCACACGTAACCTCTATGGAACCTTTGCCAGGCGCAAGATGCAGCCCAGCGAAGAATCTGCCATGGCGAAAGCCGTCTCACTCGTCGTCAAGTTTGGAGCGCTGGCCTTCGTCCTCTACCTGCCAACACCTTATGCCATTGAGATGCAGCTTCTCGGCGGCATCTGGATGTGCCAGCTCGTCCCTTCGATTGTGATCGGAGTCTTCTCCCGCTGGTTCCATCCCTGGGCGCTGTTGCTGGGCTGGGCCGTCGGCATGGCATCTGGAACAGCCATGGCTACCTCGCTTCACCTCAAGAGCTCCGTCTACCCACTGCACCTCCCTGCATGGCTCGGCGGAACATATGCCATGTACGCTGCCATTCCAGCGTTGCTCCTGAACCTCGCGATCTCAGCTCTGCTCACCCTCGTCTTTCGCGCAGCAAAGTTCAACTCAGGGACAGACTCCACCGATGCCTCCGCCTATGTCGGATAG
- the trmFO gene encoding methylenetetrahydrofolate--tRNA-(uracil(54)-C(5))-methyltransferase (FADH(2)-oxidizing) TrmFO: protein MKRVKIIGGGLAGPEAALQAASLGCEVTLYEMRPHRSTEAHQTSDFAELVCSNSLKSESENSAPWLLKQEMRRANSFLLQAADASSVPAGHALAVDRTEFSNRVQQLIEQNPRITVVREEMTSLPEDLDVVTVLATGPLTSPALVNELQRLTGSQHLAFYDSISPIVDASTIDMEKVYFAARWDKGTADYINCPFTKEEYERFIQALSTAETVPAKEWEQIPTSHSETEGSASPTNNQQLATPKYFEGCLPIEEIARRGHDTLRFGPMKPAGLTNPRTGRWPYAVVQLRQENLRADSYNLVGFQNHLKYGEQARVLRLIPGLGNAKFLRYGQIHRNTYINSPSVLTETLQLRSRPDILIAGQLSGVEGYTESIAGGLLAGRFAAALAQGLTPVPPPRLTAHGSLIHYITHSEAKSFQPANITFDLLLPLEEELRKKIRDKKERHRIQCERALEAWQQWLQSAIKMMVE, encoded by the coding sequence ATGAAAAGAGTCAAAATTATAGGCGGCGGATTAGCTGGCCCTGAAGCGGCTCTTCAGGCTGCTTCGCTCGGTTGTGAAGTCACTCTCTACGAGATGCGCCCGCATCGCTCCACCGAGGCGCACCAGACCTCCGACTTCGCCGAACTGGTCTGCTCCAACTCGCTCAAGTCCGAGAGCGAGAACTCCGCTCCCTGGCTCCTCAAGCAGGAGATGCGCCGGGCCAACTCTTTTCTGCTCCAGGCTGCGGATGCCTCCTCCGTCCCGGCCGGTCATGCCCTCGCCGTCGACCGCACTGAGTTCTCAAACCGAGTCCAGCAACTCATCGAGCAGAATCCCCGCATCACGGTCGTCCGCGAAGAGATGACGTCTCTTCCCGAAGATCTCGACGTCGTCACTGTCCTCGCCACTGGTCCGCTTACGTCACCCGCGCTGGTGAATGAGCTGCAACGCCTCACAGGATCGCAGCACCTGGCCTTCTACGACTCCATCTCTCCCATCGTCGATGCCAGCACCATCGACATGGAGAAGGTCTACTTCGCTGCCCGCTGGGACAAAGGTACTGCCGACTACATCAACTGCCCCTTCACGAAAGAGGAGTACGAGCGCTTTATCCAGGCCCTTTCCACCGCCGAAACCGTCCCTGCTAAGGAATGGGAACAAATCCCTACATCACACAGTGAGACGGAGGGATCGGCTTCTCCAACGAACAATCAGCAATTAGCGACTCCCAAATACTTCGAGGGCTGCCTCCCCATCGAAGAGATCGCCCGTCGCGGTCACGACACACTTCGTTTTGGCCCCATGAAGCCCGCGGGCCTTACCAATCCACGCACCGGCAGATGGCCCTATGCTGTCGTCCAGCTTCGTCAGGAAAATCTCCGCGCCGATTCCTACAATCTCGTTGGCTTTCAGAATCACCTCAAATACGGAGAGCAGGCCCGTGTGCTGCGCTTGATCCCCGGGCTGGGGAATGCGAAATTCCTCCGCTACGGCCAGATTCATCGCAATACCTACATCAACTCGCCATCGGTTCTTACGGAGACGCTCCAGCTTCGCTCGCGCCCTGACATCCTCATCGCAGGCCAGCTCAGCGGAGTTGAGGGTTATACCGAATCCATCGCTGGCGGACTTCTTGCCGGACGCTTTGCCGCTGCCCTGGCACAAGGGCTGACACCGGTGCCTCCGCCACGCCTCACTGCACACGGTTCGTTGATCCACTACATCACCCATAGCGAAGCAAAGAGCTTCCAACCCGCGAATATCACCTTCGATCTGCTGCTTCCCCTCGAAGAGGAGCTACGCAAGAAGATTCGCGATAAGAAGGAACGCCATCGGATTCAGTGCGAACGCGCCCTTGAAGCATGGCAGCAATGGCTTCAATCGGCCATCAAAATGATGGTTGAATAA
- a CDS encoding 7-carboxy-7-deazaguanine synthase QueE — protein sequence MHLIELYKSVQGESSFAGLPCIFVRLAGCNLRCAWCDSEYTFSGGKPFTQDEIVAQIEALAPCKLIEFTGGEPMLQARELLPLMERLLASGYTLMIETSGERLLGDVPKAVHKIVDVKCPGAGAAANSFRMENLDALTQNDEVKFVISDRADYEFARNFIGEHRPEQKAGQILLSPAFQKIPSPLRTADNMALDPRKLVEWMLEDGLPARLSLQIHKFIWEPQKKGV from the coding sequence ATGCACCTGATCGAGCTTTACAAATCCGTACAAGGCGAATCTTCCTTCGCCGGATTGCCGTGCATCTTTGTGCGGCTTGCCGGGTGCAATCTGCGCTGCGCCTGGTGTGACTCCGAGTACACCTTCAGCGGAGGAAAGCCATTTACGCAGGACGAAATCGTCGCTCAGATTGAGGCACTTGCACCTTGCAAGCTGATTGAGTTTACGGGTGGTGAACCGATGCTGCAGGCACGCGAACTTCTGCCGCTGATGGAGCGTCTGCTCGCCTCTGGTTACACTCTGATGATTGAGACCTCGGGTGAGCGTCTTCTGGGCGACGTTCCGAAGGCGGTGCACAAGATCGTCGATGTAAAGTGTCCGGGGGCAGGGGCAGCGGCGAACAGCTTTCGGATGGAGAATCTCGACGCGCTGACGCAGAACGACGAGGTGAAGTTCGTTATTTCGGATCGTGCGGACTATGAGTTTGCTCGAAACTTTATCGGTGAACATCGTCCGGAGCAAAAGGCTGGTCAGATACTGCTTTCGCCCGCATTCCAGAAAATCCCTTCTCCGCTGCGAACTGCTGACAACATGGCGCTTGACCCGCGCAAGCTGGTCGAATGGATGCTGGAAGATGGCTTGCCTGCGCGTCTTTCGTTGCAGATCCATAAGTTCATCTGGGAACCGCAGAAGAAGGGCGTCTAG
- a CDS encoding ATP-dependent DNA helicase, giving the protein MPGEHLPSLHEFFSQGGILSHSSLSYEFRPGQYEMAKAVEKAFKDKRHLIVEAGTGTGKTLAYLLPALRLARERQQRVIISTGTKNLQEQLFFKDVPFLESLLGPLKICYMKGRGNYLCRHKLYALRDNPLLNGLEEIAQFQAIAAWEKTTETGDRAEIDALPEASALWHKIDARTEVCLGQSCPDWERCFITAMRRKALESDIVIVNHHLFFADLSIKQQAGNAPDAGILPEAGAVIFDEAHELEEVASNYFGIGLSTQRVDELVRDVEIMLRSKGASTSAIENACSTLQNRSRMFFSALPDEKNGPGRMPFLHRAEFLEESGDYYTATMNALTRLEGELERVKNVEESAGLRKRAADIRAHLHFLLESTDQNTVFWIERRSTSGVRAAARGLSHTAFNTHLQATPIDVSELLSTSLFDSFASVVLTSATLTVSGGFEHIRKRLGLISARELIVPSHFQYERQALLYLPPTMPDPREPDFTDRAAERIRRVLEITQGRAFCLFTSYSQMRTIHERMMAELPYKLLLHGTAPRHVLLQQFRETPNAVLFGTSSFWQGVDVQGEQLSCVIIDRLPFAVPTDPVVEARMRAIEEAGGKPFFDYQVPSAVIALKQGFGRLIRSLEDRGVLMLLDPRIHRQRYGRIFLDSLPAYRRTDEISEVERFFSRPGEAIK; this is encoded by the coding sequence ATGCCCGGGGAGCATCTTCCATCGTTGCATGAGTTCTTCTCGCAAGGCGGTATCCTTTCACACTCATCCTTGTCGTATGAGTTCCGCCCCGGACAGTACGAGATGGCAAAGGCGGTCGAGAAGGCCTTCAAAGACAAGCGCCATCTGATTGTTGAAGCAGGAACCGGAACGGGCAAAACGCTCGCCTATCTGCTGCCCGCGCTGCGTCTGGCGCGTGAACGTCAGCAGCGCGTGATTATCTCGACCGGAACCAAGAACCTGCAGGAGCAGCTCTTCTTCAAGGATGTTCCGTTTCTTGAGTCTCTGCTTGGGCCGCTAAAGATCTGCTACATGAAAGGCCGAGGGAACTACCTTTGTCGCCACAAGCTCTACGCTCTTCGTGACAACCCGTTGCTCAACGGTCTGGAAGAGATTGCGCAATTCCAGGCCATCGCCGCATGGGAGAAGACAACAGAGACAGGAGACCGTGCGGAGATTGATGCTCTCCCCGAGGCCTCTGCACTGTGGCACAAGATCGACGCTCGCACTGAGGTTTGCCTGGGACAGAGCTGTCCTGATTGGGAGCGATGCTTCATCACGGCGATGCGGCGCAAGGCGCTCGAGTCGGACATTGTGATTGTGAATCACCACCTTTTCTTTGCGGACCTCAGCATTAAACAACAGGCAGGGAACGCTCCGGATGCAGGCATTCTGCCGGAGGCCGGAGCAGTCATCTTTGACGAGGCTCACGAGTTGGAAGAGGTGGCCTCAAATTACTTCGGCATTGGATTGAGCACGCAACGCGTCGACGAACTGGTGCGCGATGTCGAGATTATGTTGCGCTCAAAAGGAGCTTCGACCTCAGCGATCGAAAATGCTTGTTCAACGTTGCAGAATCGCTCGAGGATGTTTTTCTCTGCATTGCCGGACGAGAAAAATGGTCCTGGTCGCATGCCGTTTCTTCATCGCGCGGAGTTCCTTGAAGAAAGTGGTGATTACTACACCGCGACGATGAACGCGCTAACCCGACTCGAGGGCGAGCTGGAGCGAGTAAAGAACGTGGAGGAGTCCGCTGGATTGCGCAAGCGTGCTGCGGACATTCGCGCCCATCTGCATTTCCTCCTCGAGTCTACCGATCAGAACACTGTCTTCTGGATTGAGCGCAGATCGACCAGTGGGGTACGGGCTGCTGCTCGTGGGTTGAGTCATACGGCTTTCAATACGCACTTGCAGGCAACGCCAATTGATGTTTCGGAGTTGCTCTCGACGTCGCTCTTCGATAGCTTTGCGAGCGTCGTGTTGACCTCGGCAACCCTGACAGTGTCTGGCGGGTTTGAGCATATTCGCAAACGCCTCGGACTAATCTCGGCGCGCGAACTGATTGTTCCGTCGCACTTTCAGTATGAGCGGCAGGCACTGCTATATCTGCCGCCCACGATGCCTGATCCTCGTGAGCCGGACTTTACGGATCGGGCCGCAGAGCGCATTCGTCGTGTACTTGAGATCACACAGGGGCGCGCCTTCTGTCTTTTCACCAGCTATAGCCAGATGCGGACGATCCATGAGCGCATGATGGCCGAGCTTCCCTACAAATTGCTGCTGCACGGTACTGCGCCGCGCCATGTGCTGTTGCAGCAGTTTCGCGAGACACCGAACGCGGTGCTCTTTGGCACGTCAAGTTTCTGGCAGGGAGTGGATGTTCAGGGTGAGCAATTGAGCTGCGTCATTATCGACAGACTGCCTTTTGCTGTGCCGACTGATCCGGTCGTTGAGGCAAGGATGCGAGCTATTGAAGAGGCAGGCGGAAAGCCATTTTTCGACTATCAGGTTCCTAGCGCTGTCATTGCGCTGAAACAGGGATTTGGCCGCCTGATTCGCTCACTGGAAGACCGGGGAGTATTGATGTTGCTGGACCCGCGAATCCATCGGCAACGCTATGGGCGTATCTTTCTTGATAGTCTTCCGGCGTATCGGCGAACCGACGAGATCAGCGAAGTTGAACGTTTCTTCTCGCGACCCGGGGAAGCCATAAAATAA
- a CDS encoding purine nucleoside permease — MRFLSALFLLLTSACVFAQVPAKPIEIKAVVVTMFEVGDDTGDVPGEYQYWVEREHLDTVLPFPQGYHDLRLNKDGVLGVVTGVGTARAAATIMALGNDPRFDLTHAYFVVAGIAGIDPQMGSIGSAVWSDYIVDGDLAHEIDAREIPKDWKTGYVPLGKSTPYEQPRAARFGDDGIVYHLNPALVDWAFGLTKDIKLQDTPQMRERRQQFPEEAAKRPPFVLRGDNLSASTFWHGKLMNQWARDWVKYQTDGKGTYAVCGMEDTGTLQSLSWLARAGKVDIHRVLVLRAASNYDQQREDVTAAESLAETKIRQYSAYMPSLDAAYRVGHVVVDALVANWDKTRDHIPAQ, encoded by the coding sequence ATGCGCTTTCTTTCCGCTCTTTTTCTGCTGCTGACGTCGGCGTGTGTCTTTGCCCAGGTCCCTGCAAAACCAATTGAGATTAAGGCCGTTGTTGTCACTATGTTTGAAGTTGGCGACGACACAGGCGATGTTCCCGGCGAGTACCAGTATTGGGTGGAACGTGAGCATTTGGATACCGTATTGCCGTTCCCGCAGGGCTACCACGATCTGCGACTGAACAAGGATGGCGTACTTGGTGTCGTGACAGGAGTCGGTACGGCGCGCGCTGCGGCCACCATCATGGCGCTTGGGAATGATCCGCGCTTCGATCTGACGCACGCATATTTCGTGGTTGCAGGTATCGCAGGAATTGACCCGCAGATGGGATCGATCGGTTCGGCGGTGTGGTCAGATTACATCGTCGATGGTGACCTGGCCCATGAGATCGATGCACGGGAGATTCCGAAGGACTGGAAGACCGGCTATGTTCCCCTCGGCAAATCGACTCCGTATGAACAACCTCGCGCTGCACGCTTCGGAGACGATGGTATTGTCTACCACCTGAATCCCGCGCTGGTCGATTGGGCATTCGGCCTAACGAAGGACATTAAGCTGCAGGACACTCCGCAGATGCGTGAGCGACGTCAGCAGTTTCCAGAGGAAGCAGCGAAACGACCTCCGTTTGTTCTGCGCGGGGATAATCTTTCCGCTTCGACCTTCTGGCACGGCAAGTTGATGAACCAGTGGGCGCGTGATTGGGTAAAGTACCAGACCGACGGAAAGGGAACCTACGCGGTCTGCGGCATGGAAGACACCGGAACACTACAGTCCCTTAGCTGGCTGGCGAGAGCAGGGAAGGTCGATATTCATCGCGTACTTGTATTACGCGCTGCTTCCAACTATGACCAGCAGCGTGAGGACGTCACTGCTGCTGAGAGTCTGGCAGAGACCAAGATTCGCCAATACAGTGCGTATATGCCTTCACTGGATGCAGCGTATCGTGTAGGTCACGTCGTTGTGGATGCTCTCGTTGCCAACTGGGATAAGACCCGCGATCATATCCCTGCGCAGTGA
- a CDS encoding DUF4232 domain-containing protein, with translation MRGWWLAIGAVVLVGSVAGAQVPGKSYPTCKSGQLSLAIDDENGNFDGMSHSGTLLVLRNLGPETCSVPAKPKVEFEDGRQKSLGVTAQTPAGMHPGPVMLPVAIPVGAEVTSELRWVSGDVYDGHNCVSSAFLAVTVGTDVLRVKVLGTLCGPVGKPPSFTMTLLKRDPVLAMLRR, from the coding sequence ATGCGCGGATGGTGGCTGGCGATTGGAGCGGTCGTACTGGTGGGATCAGTAGCCGGTGCGCAGGTACCCGGAAAGAGCTATCCGACGTGTAAGTCCGGTCAGTTGTCACTAGCAATCGATGACGAGAACGGAAATTTTGATGGAATGTCGCACTCAGGAACACTGCTGGTATTGCGCAACCTTGGACCAGAGACGTGCAGCGTGCCAGCAAAGCCGAAGGTGGAGTTCGAGGATGGCAGACAGAAATCTCTAGGAGTGACGGCGCAGACTCCGGCAGGAATGCACCCTGGCCCCGTGATGCTACCGGTTGCGATTCCGGTAGGAGCAGAAGTGACGAGCGAGCTGCGGTGGGTTTCAGGAGATGTGTATGACGGGCACAACTGTGTCTCGTCTGCTTTCCTCGCGGTGACTGTAGGAACCGATGTGTTGCGAGTGAAGGTATTAGGAACACTCTGTGGACCTGTGGGCAAACCACCAAGCTTTACGATGACGCTGTTGAAGCGAGATCCCGTATTGGCGATGTTGCGGCGATAG